One Urocitellus parryii isolate mUroPar1 chromosome 8, mUroPar1.hap1, whole genome shotgun sequence DNA window includes the following coding sequences:
- the Ccn2 gene encoding CCN family member 2 — protein sequence MAAAVGPVRFAFVLLLALCSRPATGQDCGGQCQCGTAPAPRCPAGVSLVLDGCGCCRVCAKQLGELCTERDPCDPHKGLFCDFGSPANRKIGVCTAKDGAPCVFSGTVYRSGESFQSSCKYQCTCLDGAVGCVPLCSMDVRLPSPDCPFPRRVKLPGKCCEEWVCDEPKDHTVVGPALAAYRLEDTFGPDPTMMRANCLVQTTEWSACSKTCGMGISTRVTNDNAFCRLEKQSRLCMVRPCEADLEENIKKGKKCIRTPKISKPVKFELSGCTSVKTYRAKFCGVCTDGRCCTPHRTTTLPVEFKCPDGEIMKKSMMFIKTCACHYNCPGDNDIFESLYYRKMYGDMA from the exons ATGGCCGCCGCTGTGGGACCGGTCCGCTTCGCCTTCGTGCTCCTCCTCGCCCTGTGCAGCCGG CCCGCCACCGGCCAGGACTGCGGTGGGCAGTGCCAGTGCGGGACAGCGCCGGCGCCTCGCTGCCCGGCCGGCGTGAGCCTTGTTTTGGACGGCTGCGGCTGCTGCCGCGTCTGCGCTAAGCAGCTGGGCGAACTGTGCACCGAACGCGACCCCTGCGACCCGCACAAGGGCCTCTTCTGTGACTTTGGTTCCCCAGCCAACCGCAAGATTGGCGTGTGCACCG CCAAAGATGGTGCCCCATGCGTCTTCAGCGGGACTGTGTACCGGAGTGGAGAGTCCTTCCAGAGCAGCTGCAAGTACCAGTGCACTTGCCTAGATGGAGCGGTGGGCTGCGTGCCCCTGTGCAGTATGGATGTTCGCCTGCCCAGCCCTGACTGCCCCTTCCCGAGAAGGGTCAAGCTGCCTGGGAAGTGCTGTGAGGAGTGGGTGTGTGATGAGCCCAAGGACCACACCGTGGTTGGCCCTGCCTTGGCTG CCTACCGTCTGGAAGACACCTTTGGCCCAGACCCAACTATGATGCGAGCCAACTGCCTGGTCCAGACCACAGAGTGGAGTGCCTGTTCCAAGACCTGTGGGATGGGCATCTCCACCCGGGTTACCAATGACAACGCCTTCTGCAGGCTAGAGAAGCAGAGTCGCCTCTGCATGGTCAGGCCTTGTGAAGCTGACCTAGAAGAGAACATCAAG AAGGGCAAAAAGTGCATCCGTACCCCCAAAATCTCCAAGCCTGTCAAGTTTGAGCTTTCTGGCTGCACCAGTGTGAAGACATACAGGGCCAAATTCTGTGGTGTGTGCACAGATGGTCGATGCTGCACCCCTCACAGAACCACCACCCTGCCTGTGGAGTTCAAGTGTCCTGATGGTGAGATCATGAAGAAGAGCATGATGTTCATCAAGACCTGTGCCTGCCATTACAACTGCCCTGGAGACAATGACATCTTTGAGTCACTATACTACAGGAAAATGTATGGAGACATGGCGTAA